Within Raineyella sp. W15-4, the genomic segment GACGCGACACACCCCAGTGACCCGCTTGTGGGCCGCCATCCTGTCGTCATTGTCTGAAAGGAGTTTCGTATGACATATCTGCCAACCCGTGTCGCCGTACTGGGAGCGGGCTCGATCGGTGGATCCTTCGCCCGCGGTCTCGCGGCCGGGCGGTCGGACGACCTGCAGGTCACCCTGACCACCCGCAGCGTACGGAGCGCGGCCGCCCTGCAGAACACCACCGGTTTCCGGGTCGACGCCATGGACAACGACCCGGACGCCAACAGCCGGGCCGCCCGGGACGCCGACCTCGTGGTGATCGCGGTCCAGTCACCGGATGTGCTGGCGATCATCGAGCAGATCCGTCCAGTACTGCGGCAGGACACTGTCGTGGCCTGCCTGGCCTCGGCGCCGTCCCTCGCCGCACTCGAGCAGGCGCTCGGCCCCGGGCATCCGGTGGTCCGCGTGATGCCGAACACCGGAATGGAAACCGGACAGGGACTGGCCGCGGTCGCCCCTGGCGGGGCGGTCAGCGCCGCGCAGCGCGAGGCCGTCGTCGCGCTCTTCTCACGGGTCGCGGACGTCTTCGTGAGTGACGAACGGCAGTTGACCGTGTTCATCGGCGTCCTCGGGGCCACGGCCTACTTCCCGCTGGTCGCCCGAGCCGTGCAGGACTCGGTGACAGGTCTCGGCTTCAGCCCGACCCAGGCCGAGAGGATCGCTCGGCAGCTCTTCCTCGGCGCGGCGGCAAGCTGTCGGGACCGGCCGGAGAGCAGCTTCGACGCCCTCGTCGCCCAGGTCGCCACCCCGGGCGGTACGACGATCGCAGGGCTCGACGTGTTCACCGGCGCGGATCTGCGGGGCACGGTGGATGCGGCCGTCCGGGCCTCCATCGTGCGGGCCGGCGAGCTCGCCGGCTGAGCCCGCGCCCGCGATCCGGGAAGCGGGACGAAGAGGGACTGCGCCACCGGTGCAGCGGTCCGGGACGGAGGGCCGTCCGCGCCGGGCCGCGCCACAGGAAGTGCAACCAGTGTCACCACCGCGCGTCCCCGGTGCGGAGGAACTCGGCGATCACCTCGTAGAGCCGGGCCGCCATCTCGGGCACCTTCGTCTCGAAGAACGCGAAAGCGTGGATCATCCCCGGCGCAACGATCAACCGGGCGCTCGCCCCGGCCGCCACCATCCGTTCCACGTAGAGTTCGGCCTCGCTGATCAGCGGGTCGTACTCGGCGGCGATCACCAGGGTCTCGGGCATCCCGGGGCCGAACGGGCCGGAAAGCGGCGAGGCACCCTCACGGTCGTCATCGGCGGCGAAGTAGTGGTCGAAGTACCACCGCACCCGGTCGGCCTCCAGGAAATAGCCTGTCCCCAAGTCGTCGACGCTCGGCCCGCTGAGCGTGTAGTCGAGACTCGGGTAGAGCAGCACCTGCCGGGAGATCGGCGAGGACCAGTCCCCCGCAGTCGTCCGCATCGCGATGGAGGCGACCTTGGCCGCACCGCCGGAATCGGCCACCGCGTACACCTGCTCGGTGGTCGCCACGCCGACGAGCACCTCCGTCAGGTGACGGACGGCCTGGTAGGTGTCGGTGAGTCCGGCCGGGAAAGGCGCTTCGGGCGAGCGCCGGTAGTCGACGGAGACGACGACCATCCCGGTGGCTGCTGCGACCCGCCGGGCGGAGAAGTCGTACACCTCGAGGTCGCCGGCCATGTGGCCGCCGCCGTGGACGAAGGCGATGACGTCGCTGGGGACGCCCGGGCGCGGCACGTAGACCCGGACCGGCACCCGGACGGGGCCAGGCATCGACGCAGCGGCGCTGCCGTCGGCGCCGTCAG encodes:
- a CDS encoding pyrroline-5-carboxylate reductase family protein translates to MTYLPTRVAVLGAGSIGGSFARGLAAGRSDDLQVTLTTRSVRSAAALQNTTGFRVDAMDNDPDANSRAARDADLVVIAVQSPDVLAIIEQIRPVLRQDTVVACLASAPSLAALEQALGPGHPVVRVMPNTGMETGQGLAAVAPGGAVSAAQREAVVALFSRVADVFVSDERQLTVFIGVLGATAYFPLVARAVQDSVTGLGFSPTQAERIARQLFLGAAASCRDRPESSFDALVAQVATPGGTTIAGLDVFTGADLRGTVDAAVRASIVRAGELAG
- a CDS encoding alpha/beta hydrolase, which codes for MSLHPAFRAYLDELNPLIEANARAGVEATPESARAALAGLNQFALPVVEIDEIFDTAVTYGPEATDGADGSAAASMPGPVRVPVRVYVPRPGVPSDVIAFVHGGGHMAGDLEVYDFSARRVAAATGMVVVSVDYRRSPEAPFPAGLTDTYQAVRHLTEVLVGVATTEQVYAVADSGGAAKVASIAMRTTAGDWSSPISRQVLLYPSLDYTLSGPSVDDLGTGYFLEADRVRWYFDHYFAADDDREGASPLSGPFGPGMPETLVIAAEYDPLISEAELYVERMVAAGASARLIVAPGMIHAFAFFETKVPEMAARLYEVIAEFLRTGDARW